CAACGTCGGCCACAAGGTCATACATCTGGTCTGCGGTATAGGGCAGATTTCGGGTCTCGGAATGGCTTGGCATTGCGTTCGCTGCGTCCTCAGGGTAGCTCTGTTTCACCGATAAAGTACTTAGTTTCAAGGGCAAGGGTCATCGCCATGACAGATCGTCGCTATGTGATCGATGAAATGATCTCTGCCAAGGCAATTGCCGCCCGCATTGAAGATTTGTGTCGTGCAATTCACGACGAATTTGACGGTACGGACAAGCTGGTTGTGGTTGGTCTGCTGCGCGGGTCATTTGTGTTTATCGCCGATCTGGTGCGCGAGCTGGATTTGCCGATCGAGGTCGATTTCCTCGAGGCGTCAAGCTATGGCGATGGGATGGAAAGCAGTCGGGAAGTGCGTATTCTCAAGGACTTGCGCGGTGCCATTGAAGGGCGTGACGTGCTGGTGGTCGAGGACATCGTAGACACCGGACATACGCTGCATCACGTCACCAACCTGCTGAAGTCCCGTGATCCTGCACGCTTGAAAACGATTGCCTTGCTCGACAAGCCCACGCGGCGCGAAGTCGATATGAAGGCCGACTGGACAGGTTTCGAAATCCCCGATGAATTTGTCGTGGGCTATGGCATCGATTTTGCTCAACGGAACCGAAATCTGCCGTTCATCGGCAAGGTACGTTTCATATGAACCCCGTATGGCTGATGCGGATGTCCCGCTGGGCGCGCAAGCCCCCTTCTGCCAAGCGGGTGAAATTTGTTTTTGGAATCATCGCTCTTGCGGCGCTGATCTGGGGCATTGAATGGATGGGATGGTGGCCTGACTGGGCCACGGCAGAGCGTATACCACGCAAGTTCTAGGCATTTTCCGTCATCACGAAATTGTTTTTGCGCCAGCCGCACACTGATGTAGGCTGATCTCTAAGGGACATTCGCAAATTCAATTTCTTGAAGGGCAACGACATGGACACTTTCACTAAAATAACCGCAATTTTGGGTCTTGGGGCGGCATTGGTCGCAACTACCGTATTTGCAGACAGTCATGCGGCCGAGAATCCTGCGGTGGCGGCACGCCATCACCAAATGCAGATGGTAGGATATCACATCGGCGTACTGGGCGGCATCGCAAAGGGCGAAATGGAGTATGACGCAGAGATGGTTTCAGCCGCTGCATCCAATCTCGCCGCGCTTGCCCGCATGGAACGCGCGACCCTCTGGGTCGCGGGTACAGAGCAAGGTGCCGTTGAAGGCTCTCGTGCCAAAGCTGAAATCTGGAGCGATCCGGACGGGTTTGCCAAGAAGTTTGATGATCTGGCAACAGCGGCAACAGCATTGGTCGATGCGGGTGATGCAGCGGCGGTAGGTGCCGGTATGGGGGCATTGGGTGGCAGCTGTAAAGCCTGCCACGAAGCGTTCCGCGGTCCCAAGAACTGACCCTTGCGGCGTTTTCTGGCAGCAGCAGGTATTGGCGGTATGGTGGTCGCAGTGGCCCTTTGGGTCATTTCTGCGCCTGCGCCGCTCTCTACAGGTTATGCTGAAGCCCATACGACAGACGCCGATAACGGCGCGGCGGTCTTCACCGCAGCCGGATGCGCGTCTTGCCACGCAGCACCGGATGCGGCGGGTGAAGCAAAGCTTGTTCTGGAGGGCGGGCACGCATTCGAAAGCGATTTTGGTACATTTTATGCGCCGAACATCACTTACGGCCCCGCTGGCATAGGGGGGTGGACGTTACCTGAGTTTGCCCGCGCGGTCACGCAAGGTGTCTCTCCCAAAGGCGCACATTACTATCCCGCGTTTCCCTATACGTCCTATCAGCATATGACCGAGGGGGACGTGTCGGACCTCTTTGCCTATGTGAAGTCCCTCCCCGTTTCGGAAGTTGCCAGCATCCCGCATGATGTGGGGTTCCCCTTCAATATCCGAAGGGCGCTGGGGCTTTGGAAAGCGCTGTACGCCACGCCCGATTTTGTCATGGCCGACGCACCAAATCCGGAGCTTGAACGCGGGCGTTACATTGTCGAAGGGTTAGCACATTGCGGTGAATGCCATACCCCCCGCACAGCTCTGGGAGGTCTCGACCGCGATGCTTGGCTAACGGGAGCACCGAACCCTTCGGGAAAAGGCAGAATTCCAAACATCACGCCAGCGGCCCTAGACTGGTCAGAATCCGATCTGATCTATTACTTCGAGAGCGGTTTAACACCCGACTATGACAGCGTCGGTGGTTCAATGGCGGCGGTGGTCGACAATCTGGCTAAACTTCCAGAAAGTGACCGTGCTGCGATTGCTGCCTATCTCAAAGCTTTACCCTAAGCCGAGTTTAAGGTTCCGGGCCGCACGAAGGCGCGCGAAATCGTCGCCTGCGTGGTAGGATGAACGCGTAAGCGGCGTGGCGGAGACCATGTGGAATCCTTTGCCATAGGCCGCCTTTTCGTAGGATGCGAATTCATCAGGATGCACAAACCTGTCCACCGCATGGTGTTTCGGCGTTGGCTGCAGATACTGGCCTATGGTCAGAAAATCGATATCGGCGGCACGCATGTCTTCCATCACCTGAATAACCGACTGTCGGTCCTCACCCAAACCGACCATGATGCCGGACTTGGTAAACATCGACGGATCAAGCTCTTTTACACGCTGCAACAGGCGCAGGGAGTGAAAGTATCGCGCGCCGGGGCGCACTTCGGGATAAAGGCCCGGCACGGTTTCAAGGTTGTGGTTGAACACATCAGGCCGCGCCTCAACGACCTTTTCAAGCGCTTCCGGCCCGCAGCGGATGAAGTCCGGCGTCAGGATCTCGATTGTCGTCTCTGGGCTGCGGTGCCGCACAGCGCGGATTGTCTGGGCGAAATGCTCGGCTCCACCGTCCTCGATATCATCGCGATCTACGGATGTAATAACGACATGGTTCAGACCGAGCTTTGCCACTGCGTCAGCGACGCGACCCGGCTCAAAGACATCAAGATCTTCGGGTGGCTTGCCCGTAGCAATGTTACAGAACGTACAGGCGCGGGTACAGACTTCGCCCATAATCATCATAGTTGCGTGGCCCTGGCTCCAGCATTCGCCTACGTTGGGGCAGCCCGCCTCTTCGCAGACCGTGACCAGTTTGTTCTCGCGCATGATCTTGGCGGTATCGGCATAGCCTTGACCGCCCGGTGCTTTTACCCTGATCCAGCTGGGTTTTTTCGGCTGGGCATTGTCCGGCTTGCGCGCCTTTTCTGGGTGGCGCTGCTCGGGAATCTTCAGATCACGCATGGCGGGTCTCCGGTTGGCTTGATGTCTTATGTAGCACATTGATGCTGCAACAAAACCCCAAGTCCACGCAGAACGGCCATGCGTCCTGTCCTAGCCGATCATCGGACCACCCGGCCCCACAGTTTCATCATAGTGACGTTGAAGACGCATCAGGGCGATCCGTAACACCACCTTGCCAGAGCGGGCAGACCACCCCAGACGCTTCTCCGTAGTTTCGAGACCTTCAAGATAGCAACAACACCGTAGCGCCACGTCCGACAGCCCTTCGCCCAAATGCTCAAGGGCTGCGCCAACACGGCGGCGCGCTTCTGATGCCGCACCGACACCACCGCCGCCATTGGAAGACCCGTTTTGCGTGCCGGCCGTGAGAAAATGATCCCAGTTCTGCGCGACCGAGCGATCCATCTGCGCCAATTCGAAATCCTCGCGTAGTCGCTCGCCCGCACCGACCAGCGCGTCGTCAAGAAACGGTTTTCCGGACTTGTCCCGTCGGCGCGAAAGCGCGGACAGAGGGCTTTCGCCTACCGCATAGCGGTTGCGATTGCCGCCCTCACCTTCTGCATCGCGGCGTGCGCTACCTTCAAGCGCGTTAAGCTCCGCGTCGTGTTCGTCGGAAGGTGCCGGTTCATTCGGGATACCAAAAGTGTCGTAAAGCTTAATAAGCGCCGCACGACCTGTACCTGTAATCGCATATCGCACAATGCGGCCTGTGTTACACGGCGCGATCCAATCCTTAAGCGCCATCGCCTGGGCCACGGCCGTATCTACCACGGCGGTCCGCGTGCTGCTGCCCAACGCCGTGTCGCGCACGACAACAGCCTTATCCAGACCAGCTGCCACGGCAAGCACCGCACCGGTTTCACACAGCCGGCGAAGAACCCGCAACGCTTCGCGAGACAGGGTATCTTCATCTGGAATGCTAAGGGGCGCGTGTTTGGTCATGGATGAATTGTCCTTTCTGGCAGGTGTATTCGAATTTAGGCGTTGCACAGTGCCGACACTGCTTAGCTTGCGTAGGGCCGCATCAACCAACGGGTCATCGCGGCGCATTTCAACCTTGCGAATTTGACGCAGGATTGTTGAGGCGTGACAGCCCGCAGCGCGGGCAAGCATGCGAATTGGGGCACCTTTTTCTGTATGGGCGATGTAGTGCCGTGCCCCTTTGGGGACCCACCCCGGCAAAGCCCCGACCTGATCCATCGCCATCTCAGCAAGTTCGCCCATCAACATCACTCCCACGACAAAAAGCGGATTTTATCCACAAGTTATCCACACAACCTAAAAGTGCATTTGTTACCGGATCGTTAAAATCCAACGCTGTGTTCATCATTGTTTCTAAAACATAAACAGTGGTGAAAGCGGCGAACGGTTAAAATTGTTCCGACGCAACACCCTTATAGGTTGTGTATTGTTGGAAACAGAACGGGGTCATGCCGACCCTTTATCCACTGTTCGAGGACAATAGAATGCAAGACATCCTGACCATGCTAAACGCCCTGCACCGCCCGCGCTTGATGATGCGGGCTGCTCGAATCGGGTCACAGGAATACCGCCGCGCTGCGCATCTGCCACGTCTTTTGGGATATGGCGTTCTGCCCCGTCACGGACCGGCATTGATGAAGCTGATGGAGATGGAAGCCGCTATGGAAGAGCAACGCACGCAATCCGACGCAAGCTACAGCCTGATCCGGCATCTGGATGCGCTGATTGCACTGGTTGGAGAGGCCCGCGAGCTGAAAGCGACGCAGACCCCTGCCTGATATCAAACGCGGTTGCGCCTACATAAAGCTGTCAGGCTCCGCCGCTTTTCTTTGCGCAACAAAAGCATCAAGGGATTCGCGGATCGCGGGATCGAGCGGCGGTTGCTGGTAGTCACCCAGCATTTTCTGAACCCGCAGCGTGGCCAATGCCTGCGTGTCCCGCGCGCCCTCGTCTTCCCATGTTTCGAAGGGTTTGTAATCGAGCAGGTCAGATTTCCAGAAGGCCGTTTTGAAGTTATTCTGCGTGTGTTCACAGCCAAGATAGTGACCACCAGGTCCCACTTCGCGGATTGCATCCATGGCCTGTGCATTCTCGTCAATCTCGACGCCTCGGGCCAGATGATGCAGCGTTCCTAGCTGGTCTGCATCCATCACGAACTTTTCGTAAGAGCTGACCAGACCGCCTTCAAGCCAGCCACAGGCATGGAGCATAAAGTTTACGCCTGACAGCAGCCCCATATTCAGACTGTTCGATGTCTCATAGGCAGCTTGCGCATCGGGCAATTTGGACCCGCAAAACGAACCGGCCGAACGATACGGCAAGTTCATACGCCTCGCCAGTTGCCCTGCCCCATAGGTAATATGTGCAGCTTCAGGTGTGCCGAATGTTGGGGCTCCTGAATTCATATCGATAGATGTAACGAATGCGCCCATGATGACCGGCGCACCCGGTCGCACCAGCTGTGAATAGGCAATCCCTGCCAGCGCTTCAGCCAACACTTGGGTCAACGTCCCGGCAACAGACACCGGTGCCATCGCACCGCCCACAATGAAGGGCGAGATGATGCAGGCCTGATTGTTTTTTGCATACACCTCAAGCGATCCCATCATCACGTCGTCGAATGTCATCGGCGAGTTGATGTTGATCAAAGAGGTCATCACCGTGTTCTGCTGCACGAAGTCTTCGCCAAAGAGGATATTACACATATCCACCGAATCTTGTGCGCGGCTGGGTTCCGTAACGGACCCCATGAACGGCTTGTCGCTCAATGTCATATGCGCGTGCAGCATATCCAGATGTCTTTTGTTCACCGCAACGTCAGTCGGCTCGCAGACCGTGCCGCCAGAGTGGTGCAGCCACTTGGACATATAGCCAAGTTTCACGAAGTTGTTGAAATCAGCCATCGTTGCATACCTGCGCCCACCCGCAGCATCGCGCACAAAAGGCGGGCCGTAGACCGGTGCAAGTACAAGGTTCTTGCCACCGACCTCGACGTTACGCGCAGGGTTGCGGGCGTGTTGCGTGTATTCTGACGGCGCGGTCGCACAAAGCTTGCGGGCCAGCCCACGTGGGATGCGCACGCGCTCGCCGTCGATATCGGCACCCGCTGCGCGCCAAAGCTCCAACGCTGCCGGGTTGTTGAGGAAGTTCACGCCGACTTCTTCGAGGATCATATCGGCGTTATGCTCAATGATCTCCAGCGCTTCCTCGGTCAACACTTCGAAGTTGGGGATGTTACGCTCGATGAATTTTGCTGTCTCGAAAGACACGGCACTGCGTTCTGCGCGTCGTGCCGCACCACCACCACCGCGCCCGCGTCGTGCTGTTTCTGCCATGGTTCGTCCCTCGTTAAAGAATTTGACTTCTGCTACCCCATCCATCTTTCCGATCCCTACCGGATACCGTCCTGTCAGGGTGAAAAGCGACATTCGTGCGGACCACGACCTGTGCGGCATGTCTGCTAAAGGTTTTGGAAGCCGCCAGAAGGGATAATTCCTGTCCAGTACGCGCACGTCGCAATGTGCCACTTGCGCCTCGGCGCGTGCAGACCTAATCAGGTTTCATGACCAAAATGCTTTCCCCCTCCGACCACGACCGTCTGCTGATCATTGATTTCGGCTCACAGGTGACACAGCTCATTGCCCGTCGCCTGCGCGAATTACATGTGTTCTGCGAAATTCATCCCTTCAACTCGGTAGATGCGGCCTTTCTAGCCGACTTCGCGCCCAAGGCTGTAATCCTGTCTGGCGGACCAGCGTCCGTTTTTGCCGAAGGGGCCCCGCGCCCGCCTGCCGAGGTGTTCGAGCTTGATGTGCCGATCCTGGGCATCTGTTACGGCCAGCAGGTGATGATGGAAATGCTGGGCGGCAAGGTCGAGCGTGGCCATAACACTGCTGAATTCGGCCGCGCCTTCGTCACGCCAGAGGACGAGAAACTGGACCTCTTGCAAGGTTGGTTTGCAACCGACAAAGAACAGGTCTGGATGAGCCACGGCGACCACGTCAGCAAAATCGCCCCCGGTTTCAAGGTCTTCGGCACGTCACCCAACGCGCCTTTTGCGATCACCGCCGACACGACACGCAACTTCTATGCGGTTCAGTTCCATCCCGAAGTGCACCACACGCCCAATGGCGCGAAGCTTTACGAAAACTTTGTGCGTCTGGCGGGGTTCAAAGGCGACTGGACGATGAGCGCCTATCGCGAAGAGGCAATTGCCGCGATCCGTGCTCAGGTTGGCGATGAAAAGGTGATCTGTGGCTTGTCGGGTGGCGTTGATTCCTCTGTGGCGGCTGTCCTTATCCATGAGGCAATCGGCGATCAGCTGACTTGCGTATTTGTCGACCACGGTCTGTTGCGCAAAGGCGAGGCTGAAGAGGTCGTGACCATGTTCCGCGACCATTACAACATGCCGCTGATCCATGCGGACGAACAGGAATTGTTTCTAGGCGCGCTCGACGGTCAGGACGATCCTGAAACCAAGCGCAAGATTATCGGCAAACTCTTCATCGACGTGTTCCAGAAACACGCCAAAGAAGTTGGCGATGCAAAGTTCCTCGCCCAAGGCACGCTGTACCCTGACGTGATCGAATCGGTCAGCTTTTCCGGTGGCCCCTCGGTCACGATCAAAAGCCACCACAACGTGGGTGGCCTGCCTGAAAAGATGGGCCTGAAACTGGTCGAACCGTTGCGCGAACTGTTCAAGGATGAGGTCCGCGCGTTGGGCGTTGAACTTGGCCTGCCGAAATCCTTTATCGGACGCCACCCCTTCCCCGGCCCGGGTCTTGCGATCCGCTGCCCCGGTGAAATCACCCGCCCCAAGCTGGATATCCTGCGCGAAGCGGATGCCGTCTATATCGACCAGATCCGCAAACACGGTCTCTATGATGAAATCTGGCAGGCCTTTGTCGCGATCCTGCCTGTGCGTACGGTCGGCGTGATGGGCGACGGGCGCACCTATGACTTTGCCTGCGCGTTGCGTGCGGTCACATCCGTCGACGGGATGACGGCGGATTACTATCCGTTCACCCATGAATTCCTTGGTGAAACCGCAACCCGCATCATCAACGAGGTGCCGGGCATTAATCGCGTCACTTATGACATTACATCCAAACCTCCCGGTACAATCGAATGGGAGTGACATTGCATGGATATCTGCGGTGCGCGGATGAGGTCGAAGCCGCGCGTGTGCGTTCGGCGCTGGACGAACATATTCGCCTGACACGTCTGGAGGAAGGCTGCGTCTCGTTCCACGTTACGCCGACCGATGATCCGCTGGTATGGGAAGTGGCCGAAGAATTCACCGATCCCGCCGCGTTCACCGCGCACGGGACCCGCGCGGGAGCCTCGGACTGGGCGGTCGCCACCAAAGGTATCACGCGGGATTATAAAATTACCGGCATGCCATGAACCTGACCGTTCAGGCGGCATTATGGATGACCGGCGCTGTCTTTAGTTTTACCGCGATGGCCATCGCTGGCCGCGAGCTTGGCGGTACATTCGATACATTCGAGATCATGATGTACCGCTCTGCCTTCGGCTTTGCGATTGTACTGTTGTTGGTTTTCGCGACCGGGGCACACCGTCAGATTGGCATTGGTGCCGCACGGACCCACTTTTTCCGCAATGTGTTCCACTTCACCGGTCAAAACCTGTGGTTCTATGCTGTCACCATGGTTCCGTTGGCCAAGGTTTTTGCGTTGGAATTTACAACCCCGCTTTGGGTTATCGTTCTTTCCTTTCTATTACTTGGCGAGCGGCTGACCAAAGTACGCGCGCTTGCAGCGATCTTGGGTTTTGTCGGCATCCTCATCGTGGCGCGACCCGGTGCGATGACCGACATTAACACCGGAATGGCCGCGGCGGCATCCTGCGCTGTTTTTTTTGCGCTTACCTACGTCTTTACCAAGCGTCTGACGCGGACCGAGACGATAGCCGCGATTATGTTCTACCTCACATTCTTCCAGCTCATTTTCGGGATCATCATGGCGGGCTATGATGGCGTGGTGGCGGCACCGACAGCAGCGACAATGCCATGGCTTGTCCTCGTCGCCTGTTGCGGCTTGCTCGCGCATTTCTGCATCACCAAAGCGCTTACGATAGCACCGGCCACGGTAGTTGCACCGATCGACTTTGCGCGACTACCTCTTGTCGCCGTTGCCGCGATGCTTCTCTATAACGAAGTCATCGACCTCTGGGTATTTGTCGGTGCGGTGATCATCTTTGGCGGCAACTACCTGAACATCTGGTTCGAAACGCGCAAAGCCGCATGAAACGGATCGTAGATCGGTCTACAGCAGCTTAAGCTGATAGGATGCAGTCTCAAAAAACCATATCTACCCGTGCCTGGGCCGAGATGCTCTTGCTTGCCATCCTTTGGGGGGCGTCCTTTGTGTCGATCCGCGTGGCGCTGGATGAGATCGGGCCGTTAACCGCCGTGGCGCATCGGGTCGGTTGGGCTGCCTTGGTGCTTTGGGGTGTTGTTGCGATGATGCGGCTGCCGGTGCCCCGCGCTCCGAAAGTCTGGATCGGGTTTCTGGGCATGGGTCTATTAAATAACGTCATCCCTTTTGGACTGATGGCTTGGGGACAGCTTTATATAGAAAGCGGCCTTACCTCGATCCTGAATGCGGCGACGGCGATCTTTGGCGTCATCGCGGCATCTATCTTTTTCGCGGATGAACGCATTACGCCACGAAAAGCGTTCGGAGTCTGTTTGGGATTTGCAGGTGTTGCCACCGCCATCGGTCTTGAGAACTTGCGGAACTTTGACATCCGGTCACTGGCGCAACTGGCCGTGATTGGTGGCACCGTGTCTTATGCATTGGCATCCGTCTGGGCGCGCAAGTGGTTGGGCGGGCAGCCGCCACAGGTCGCCGCTGCGGGTATGGTCACAAGTGCGACACTAATTATGCTGCCGCTTGCAGTGCACGTTGAAGGGACACTCACGCTAAGGCTGCAAGCCGATACGCTGCTGGCCATAGGCTATTACGCAATTCTTGGCACGGCTCTGGCCTATCTGCTGTACTACCGGGTGCTGGCCATGGCGGGCAGCGGCAATCTGATGCTGGTAACGTTGCTGATCCCGCCCTTTGCCATCGTCTTGGGCGCTGTGATGCTGAGCGAAGCACTACGCCCTGCAGCCTATGGCGGATTTGCCCTGCTTGCGTTGGGATTGCTTGTGCTTGACGGGCGCATCTGGCGCCGGATCAGACGATCCGCTAGGTAAAGGCAACGCCAAGCAATCCGGACCCTGCACCATGCTCTACTCTACCGCTGCCGAATGGCGCGCTGCCGCAAATCGCAAAGTTCTGGTCTTCGGTATGTCCGGCCTTGGCAAAACACATCTGTCCGGGTTGCTGCGCGGTTCGGGTGACTGGTTTCACTATTCTATCGATTACCGTATTGGCACCCGCTACCTCGGTGAAGCGATCGTCGACAATGCCAAAGCTGAAGCGATGAAGGTGCCGTTCCTGCGCGATTTGTTGTTGTCCGACAGCATCTACATTGCCTCCAACATCACATTCGAGAACCTCAGCCCAGTGGCCACGTGGCTGGGAAAGCCCGGCGATCCGGATAAAGGCGGCCTTCCTATGGAAGAGTACGTGCGCAGGCAGGAAGCGTTCCGTCAGGGCGAGATTGCCGCCCTCAGGGACACCGCATTTTTCGCCGACCGCGCACAAGCGCTTTATGGATACGAGCACTTTATCTGCGACACAGGTGGTTCCATTTGCGAATGGGTCGATGCGGACAATCCTGATGATCCATTGCTGCGCGAACTGGCTGATGAATGTCTGCTCGTCTGGATCAAGGGTGACGACGCCCATACCGAAGAGTTGATCCGCCGCTTTGATCGTGCGCCCAAACCGATGGCCTATCAGCCCGAATTTTTGAGCCGCGTCTGGAGTGAATATTTGACTGAAAACAAGTGTGTAGAGAGTGATGTTAACCCGGACGAATTTGTCCGTTGGACCTATGCACAAGCGCTGGCGCACCGGCAGCCACGGTATCAGGCTATGGCAAAATGGGGGGTGACAATCACGCCCGACCAGATCAGCGCCCTGCGCAACGAAGCCGATTTCACAGACCTGATCGCCGGATGCCTGCCTGATTGACGAACTGTTTTGGGCTGACATCGCCTTTCTGTGACGGCGCTCCCCTTGGCAGACTTGGCACAGAGGGCTATCTAACCCCTTCACAACAGCGGACCCGAGCCAATGCCTATCAAATTGCCTTCCAATCTTCCTGCCTTCGACGTACTGACGCGCGAAGGTGTGATGGTGCTGGACGAAGATCAGGCCGCCACTCAGGACATCCGCCCTTTGCGCATCGCGCTTTTGAACCTGATGCCCAAAAAGATTCAAACCGAAAATCAGTTCGCACGGCTGATTGGTGCGACCCCATTGCAGATTGAGCTGAGCCTTCTGCGGATGACCGACCACCAGACCCGCAACACCGCAGCCGAACATATGGAGAGCTTTTATCGTCCTGTTTCAGAAGCTTGGGATGAGAAATTCGATGGGTTAATCATCACCGGCGCGCCGATTGAACATCTGGAATTCGAGGACGTGAATTACTGGTCCGAGTTGAAACAGGTTATGAATTGGACGCAGACAAACGTGCATTCCACGTTCGGCGTTTGTTGGGGCGGCATGGCGATGATCAATCACTTTCACGGTGTCGATAAGCACATTCTGGATCACAAGGCATTCGGATGTTTTCGTCATCGCAATCTTGATCCGTCTTCACCCTATCTGCGCGGGTTCTCAGACGAATGTGTGATGCCCGTTTCGCGCTGGACCGAAATGCGGCAGGCTGAAGTGGATGAAAAACCTGCGCTCAAGACCCTTCTAGGCAGTGATGAAGTGGGGCCGTGTCTGGTTGAGGACCCTGATCATCGTGCGCTTTATGTTTTCAACCACTTTGAATACGACAGTGACACGCTAAAGCAGGAATATGACCGCGACATCGCTGCGGGTACGCCTATAAATGTGCCGTGTAACTATTACCCCTCCGATGATCCGGCGCGCCCGCCCGTGAATCGCTGGCGTAGCCATGCGCATCTGCTTTATGGCAACTGGATTAACGAGATATACCAATCCACGCCTTTCGACATGACCCGTATCGGACAAGGTTGAGCTTGGTGTGATGCGGATGTTGCTGATCTTTTTTATCGCGGTGATCGTGGCCCTTGTGGGGCTAACCCAGTGGCGCGCTGCGCGGCAGGAAGCGCAAGCTGAAGCCGCGACACCTCCCAGCGGTGATTTCGTTGAGGTCGGCGGCGTGCCGGTGCATTACAAAGTTATGGGTTCAGGTCCCGATCTGGTGCTGATCCACGGGGCGAGCGGTAATCTCAACGACTTTACCATGGGGTTCACCGACCGGCTGACAGACCGCTTCCGCGTC
The Sulfitobacter noctilucicola genome window above contains:
- a CDS encoding DMT family transporter codes for the protein MQSQKTISTRAWAEMLLLAILWGASFVSIRVALDEIGPLTAVAHRVGWAALVLWGVVAMMRLPVPRAPKVWIGFLGMGLLNNVIPFGLMAWGQLYIESGLTSILNAATAIFGVIAASIFFADERITPRKAFGVCLGFAGVATAIGLENLRNFDIRSLAQLAVIGGTVSYALASVWARKWLGGQPPQVAAAGMVTSATLIMLPLAVHVEGTLTLRLQADTLLAIGYYAILGTALAYLLYYRVLAMAGSGNLMLVTLLIPPFAIVLGAVMLSEALRPAAYGGFALLALGLLVLDGRIWRRIRRSAR
- the metA gene encoding homoserine O-acetyltransferase MetA; amino-acid sequence: MPIKLPSNLPAFDVLTREGVMVLDEDQAATQDIRPLRIALLNLMPKKIQTENQFARLIGATPLQIELSLLRMTDHQTRNTAAEHMESFYRPVSEAWDEKFDGLIITGAPIEHLEFEDVNYWSELKQVMNWTQTNVHSTFGVCWGGMAMINHFHGVDKHILDHKAFGCFRHRNLDPSSPYLRGFSDECVMPVSRWTEMRQAEVDEKPALKTLLGSDEVGPCLVEDPDHRALYVFNHFEYDSDTLKQEYDRDIAAGTPINVPCNYYPSDDPARPPVNRWRSHAHLLYGNWINEIYQSTPFDMTRIGQG